The nucleotide window ACCTGAATTGGTTTGTGGACACGATTACATGCACAGAGGCGCAGTCCAAAAAGAAGACGCTTTTTCCAATGGGTAGATGGGTTACCATGCGACACCAGGTAAGTGGTGGAAGCTTTGGaagcacccaccccaccccagtgCAGAAGACCTTCCAGCGATTTTCTCATTCGAAAAATCGTAAAAGTCATCACAGTTTTTTGCACCTTTGATggtagcatagatgtgctaaaaaggatattttacatgaaactgcttacatgtattttgaattGAGCCGGATTCAACTTTTTGTCAATACtcatgttttcatggttttatttgtttgccaaattttccatttcaaaGATATCtttaatgataattttaatgacttatcattcACTTTTATGCAACTTATATacacaatttaaatgacttaatactttcgctgggatcattgAATGGGCCTGTAAGAGGCATAATGTTTATACGCCTATGAAATATGTTTTCTTACGTTTCCATCTGATCTCTTTCAGCTCATTACTGCTGTAGATTCAACGCTTCCACTGGATGATAGGAATGCAGAGAGACGCCATGAAGAGATTTTCATGAACAGGGCCTTTTTCCACTTTTCCCAGCCCTTTGCAGGAGGCATTCCAACAATGGTAAGATAAATAATTATGAGACATAATCTGATCCGGCCaggctttttgaatttttaatccTCGTCAATAATTTGCAGTGGCGTACCGCGGTTGCTCCTACCCccaggggggggctgaaaaaattaaatattgctgcccttcctcaacagcccgaaaaggttgacccaattttttttcggttttttgaaaagtgaagagcaaaaaaaagggattttaggcgctagcgccctaaaagcaatgtaggcctaccatagtaccagttttttatactttttcaaatttttccgccctttattcattaataattctttttgccgccccttcttcttccgccgcccctctttttgccgcccccatCTTCATCCGCCGCCCCGTCGTTTTGGCAGCCCCCTACTTTTACCCCGgagggctggcgccccaaagcccccccccaaaaaaaaatacgcgcatgatttgTGTGCTATTGCTGAAATTCTTATAACCCAACAGCGTATTTTGTtgcatatagtttgatcagctcgtaatcggcggtctacttttcggcgttaTAGATGAGCTTTGTGAATACCAATTTTATTAAAGTATTTTATTAAGTCGTACACAAAGGTCAGTGACTGACTCACGTGGAAGCAAATGCAATGCATGTCCTCTCTTTCTCccctaaaattgaccaaaaaaaaggtaaaatatcTGAAAATATAAGTAAATGATCAAAGGATGAGACAGAGCAAAAAGAAAAACTTTCCACCTCTCTTTGAATCCAGGATATGATATGGGAAACAccttttgaaatatttgtcaatTGGGAAGTGAACATAATTGTGAAAATGCAAAGTGTACAGAGCAAATGTGGTTTACAATAACAAATCTTATGGTtgttaatttgtatttatttcctTTCTTCCAGACCAATGTGTTACAAACCTCGGAAACGTTCAGCAAGAGTTACTTCTTTGTAAGTGTCtgtttatttgtgtgtgtttttccgTTTCAAAAAACGAGGTTTGTATTTTATACTGGCCATCCGAGCCGGTGAGAATGTATACTGATaataataaatttactggcccagctcaTAATCATCCGGTTGGAactggtttctattgttctaaacaatggaaagcgGTTCAAACGCCGGTAACCGCCGGTcaaccaccggtcgagttttgatttcgtccctaACACTTTTAGGACATTGGTGTCCTGCTTGGGGAATTGCGGTCTTCTTACTCATGTTTCTCTGTTTGGCTTCCGTTGGCTGATTGAAGCTGCCCGAgccaagtaaaccacgcagacgcgccggacgcgagttgttaatcggtgatgaacaacggtgaaacatgattgaacgtACCCCTTTCAACAaagaaacaagctaaagatttctaattcacatgattctttcatttggAATGCCCGTTTGTCATTGCtgctcaaccttacaagaagatcgcggtattttTCTGTTGGtatcggcaataaaactaaagaataaagcgggaatatttagctgctaccgccaacataacaGAGTTCATGTTTTTACGCATACGTttcaggcatgacgaattttacgcgctcatgcgcaATCAATATACTAAAATCAATAATACAGAAACATGTTGcacaatattaatataaatacagtAATATTACAATTAAATCGATCAAATAATATGTTGTTATAGagaaaatagttacattttgatacaaaatgagCACAACAGTAATCAATTAATATTTTATGGAGAAAAATAATAGTTaaattttgatacaaaatgaatacaaaagttatattacaaaaaatgcaaatttaataATGCATACCAAGTCTTATAAGACACTGCCTTTAATAATACAAGAATACATAACGCATATAATTACATAAATGTAGTGTATAAATTAATCACCACAGTAATGGCCTAGTCCGATTGGTGTATACTATTTGATCAcggaaataaatgaataaattagaTAAGTAAATTTGGAATAATAGACCTACCTAGTAAAACACATGGTATGATGCAACATTAAAAggtataataattaaataaattctaATTATACTAAACTGGAGTATGGACAGATGATTGACTAGCCTGCTAAACGCAAACTGTGGGGTGCAGAGACCTCATTAAAGGTTAGAGAATTATGCTACACAAACAGGGCAACACAATTATATTAACATATCTTTCAATTTTTGTAGAATGTGTTTTTGATGCAAGGATTTGTGAACAAGATCAAGCAATACCTGCTGCCTCTATTTACACGTAAATGGAGACATTTGACGGACATTGACAATATCTACGACAGGTGCTGCCTTTCCTTTGAAAAACCACCGGTaagtatatagacgaatccaatttcacgcattcctgctcctcaatggcagccattagccgcgtcgagtacccaactatcccacctaaaatgtgggatgatgcggccttgaagggtattataaagtccattctatcacccgtgtaacacgtagacaaaagaatgatgacagtttacaacacaaaagaatctaacatcgaattttaagcgggtttaatccacccaattgggtactcacaacacctgtttggtgcatgcgggtacccaactatggccgaccaaatcctgaccatgacttggctcgttggattcgtctatacgccacatgaaaaaacccaacattttggtccgtatgcacaaaacatgtTTAGATCTGGTCTAACTAAGGAGATTAGTTCTACGGAGGTGGAActtttttggtatttacatacctgATTCTATATTATCGTAGATCCTGTCAAGGGCGAAAACATGTAGCTTGATATTAGAAGGCTACAGTGTTACTTTTGGACTTGGCTAGGAGTgaagaaggaaaagaaaagattatAGGAATCCCTCCCTAAGTCCAACCTCTATAGTTAAATCTGATCTAACGCTAGACCTggttaacttgttttgtgcatacactTGCCTTTGTCGGGCCTCGACATCAGGTTATATAATTTTAATGAGGTTATAAGAAAAAAATGTTACCTttcttttgaaacaaaaatgtcaACTTCAATGTCAATATCAATGGTGGTGTAAAATTAGTGGGTACcgggatactcaagtttgatttcatAGGTAGGTATAGGTGCACTCCAGAAGGGGACCAATGGCTCTATATTAATTTTCTAAGAAGGTTGGACCCAGCGGTATACCTAAAGCTTAATTATTTACCTCAAATTGAAAAGTTGAAAAGCTTTGACCATATTTCCAGAATGTTAGACAAATTTGTTCAACAATTTTGAAAACATCTGGCCAAATTACTCATTCACACGTAAGTTGTCATGAAAATGCAACCCACGTTTCCGACACGTCTCCGTTTAATCATTTGTATTTGCTGTAATTTCTGTCACTAAACTGAAACTGTATTCTTTATTTTTTCCTGACAGAGTGTTGATACATACATGAAGGTTTTGAAAACGGAAAACAATGAAGGCCAATTTGACCAAACTGAGTTGGACAAGATATTTGCTACCCAGCGTCTCACTGGTACTAATCCTACTGTCATAACACGTGTTGAGTCAGCAAAAGATATTGAAGACGCGTAAGTAAACTTTATCATAGGATAGGGTTAACTCTGTTTATAAAAATATCCCGGGAGGATTATGTATTGTAAGGTTGACCGATGAGCCGTTGGATTATATCCAGATGATATTTCTGGAAAACCTGGACACTTCAGAGTCAAAGATAACCTTAACAGATCGTACCCCTTCCCAGGTCTTATCCCATTTGGAACCCTTGTTTTGTTGCTTGGTTTAGTAAAGGTGTACAAACTTTCTATTCTCTAAAAGCAGTCAAGTTAACAAGAGGGTGCaggttcgaaccccggcggtggtttagtacgctctagtgaaaaaaaatgaaattcccCTAGAGAAGGAACtttctgctaattgtctcgttgtattacccgtacaaaactcggggagctgatcctggatgGGAAAGTCAATTGTGTAATGTCTCGGGTGTGCGCCTCTTGTCAGCAAAGTTCCAGAATCGTTGTTAAATGTAGGCTGCAGTGGTCAGCGACAGCCTGTTAAGTGTGCTTCGGCTTATGGATCAAcgtttaggcgttgtgcctgtgcgtaccACACTAAAAATCATTACGCCAACCATGGTTTCCTTTAAAAATCGAAATGAAACTGCCAAAAGGAAGGAAGCTAGTGACCTTGTACCTGCGCAAATTAAAGCTAACATGGGTGGGTGAAATTTTGCTTATTGCCTATATTATATTTACTACTTTTTACCGAATCTGAAGAACACTTGTTTCTTCTCTATAAAAATCAGAATGAGACGACCTGACGGAGTAGAGGGAAGTTTAGATGATCTACTCAAACCTCACATGGAAGAGAATACATTGGAAGAGGCTGTGGAGAAAGAGCTGTTGTACAAGGTAGACTACACAAACACCTTGGCAGATGTACCTTGCAAGACTGGATTTGTAAGTTAAATGCACAGCATTAAATTAAGCGTCAAGGTTGACTCATAAAGACCGGTACCCTATATTTTTTAAGAGATCTACACCTACCTcctcaaaaaaaccaaaaaacaactcCAACAACAGACGTACACACACACTGCGGGAGATGCTGATTTAGCAACGAATAAAGGTAGCCCTGCGTTGTAGTTTGACATTCTATAATGATGTAGGTTTTGGAATGTCAATGTACATTCAGGTAAcgccattttaaattcacactccctgtgttgaagataaaAGTCAAAGCTTCCATagaggttgtatggatttcaactgaaatagcccaatattaaTGATTTATTCGATGCCATTTCAGATTGCTGCACCCATAGCTCTTTTCTATGTGAATAAAGACAAGGATCTGATGCCTGTTGCCATTCAGCTCTTCAAGAAGGATCACCCACATTCTGCTGGACGAGACAATCCAGTAAGATGAcaaatatttttgaccaaatagcACGTCTCAAAGACTACAAAGATTTTAACTTCAATCCCGAAAAGCACTTTTTTTCTATGAAATAAATTGAAGATAAAAATTAAATTGGCCAATTTCTTCGCTGGATAAATAAAAAGTGGCTATAGAAATTAGAGAGGTTTTCAGGTGTACCACCATGAATAGAGATGAAGGGCAGTATCAATTATCTCACACTCAAGTTCGATGAGTTTATAAAACTGGGATCAAGAAATCCCCAGTAGCAATCAATAATCATCAAGTGCTGAAGTATTGAaaaaggcaacagtgtttgctgaaacgtacaaaagtaagtgcattttctagATCAGATACAACGAACTTTGTTTACTGACAGACAGAGATGCCTTAGAGTCACTTATATTTATCATCTTATTCTTTGTATTAGATCTTTACCCCAGATGATGACTCCTACACTTGGCTTCTCGCCAAGATGTGGTTCAACAATGCCGATGCCTCATTCCACGAGTCCGCATCTCATCTGGGCTTCACCCATCTCATTATGGAGACCATATACATCGCCTTACAGCAAACCGTGTCGATTTCCCACCCACTATATCGACTCATGGCGCCACACTTCCGATATCTGATGAATGTAAACAGGCAAGTTATGGTTGGGTAGAGATGGTCATATAGAGTTACCGTCAACACAGAGTGCTCTTGGTGcactaaccctaacattaacacATGCCCTGACTCTCACCAGCAACAATGTTATAGggctcctggagcactgtgtgttGGCAATAACTCAATTAGTTTCTACAATACACACATAGTGTCCAGGTGTAAAGCACCGAACTCTTCGTGATATAATAGATAAAACGTCTCAATAATTAAATTCTTAAAGTTTGGCACTTCTTGTCAGTACCCGGTTTTTCGGTTTTTAAATAAGGGCAAAAAGGTGTATGTTTGGCCTCACTTGGTTTGAAAAAAGGTACAGTAAAGTAAATATCAGTATTGTACACACAAACTGTGTTTTAACAACGtcttttaatgttttaatgtacCACAAAACATATGTGCTGACACAAAATCTCAATATATTTAatacatgattttgatttaaacttttgatccaaacacaaggaattaattcataCCTCACAATTTTAAGATgatactccatctttcatcagtgagtgagtgagtgactgtatcaggttgtgatctttttgacctctgacctaataacagactcgtagactttTGGGCCAGCGTCCCTATTTTTCTATTTCATGTCAAACTCTGTGGCTAAAGGATTGACCTAATTTATTATTCATTTCAGTATTGCTTGGGACTTGCTGCTAAACAAAGGTGGTTGGGTGGACACTGAAATGAACATCGGAGTTGAAGGAATGCTAGAGATCATCCGTCGCAAATTTGAAGGATTTCAAGGATCTGTCGAACCTTGGCGTCTTCACGTGGAAGGCAATATTGAGAACGACATCAAGAACAGGAAGGTGGAAAACTTGCCCAAGTACACATTCCGTGATGATGCTGTTCGTGTCCATAAGATCATCAAGGCGTATGTAGCAGAGAAAGTTGAAGAGTCGTATAATAGAGGCAAGATATAAAGAGTTCACATAtaataaatttatttcaaaatgctgtCCGGTGTATTATtcatcaatatttttaatttatattgtAATGTGGCGCGGGCCACTCAATATATTTGTACGCGTGACCCAAAGATAAAGGGAAGTgcgtgtttgtttgtatgaaagaACATGGAACGCTTGTTCCGCGTTTAGGGTAAACATCGATTTTAAATTTTAACAAAAGGGGCGTTTctttttggtcgaagcagccaaaaaaatcgttatctaaatcaatatattattgtaatattacactttgatgttttgttcattttacaaatcatatactttgaaaacttgcttgatttattgttgttaggatgtacgttttgcaaaagtgattttgtttcagctctctttacagcataaatcaagaaccacaagacctacaaaagtatatctgtgatatttgaattcttcttaaTATATCACATGTCGCACCTGAACTCATAGCATATGGGGGgcaatcagaggatgatttaagcacttcccaccacgccactgtgttgacttgcggttagcacagctgtgtgagtgaacatgacaacactgctcgcacattggattgacggccatggttaaatttgaatttggactgatatatttacaataaaaacgcattcacaatgctggtcgatttcacattttatgttacctacagaaggtgtgaattatccttcatgcatacatcactttagatctgaaatcgactaagtaataatgacacacgcacaattcttaaacaacatcttttgcacagaatttcaatgggatttgaaaagtgaagtggcagttgaaactctggtgataacacgtttgtagtgcatgatggggcttccttaaatcatcctctggggggCAATATACGTATACAGTTTGTTGAGGGTTTGGccacccccctcaaaaaaaacccACACGCATGTTGAAAGATGTTGCTGGACATGCATGTCACTTTAATTTTTGAGTGCCTCCCCGTAGAGGGcgaagtatttatttttcaattttaatgtatacctttatacaaaaaaaaatattttttcgtctcactagtggacgaagttttttttttcgtctcactagtgggcgaagttttttttttcaaaaaaactcccatgcccccccctggaaatctaatggtgcgccccttattaATTGCCAGTTTTTCTTCACTTCCTCAGATCCTGCCAATGTTAGAGACGATTACGAAATACAAGCATGGGGTAAGATGTTGTACGATCCTACCAACCCAGCTGATCCTGCACACAGTGGATGCGGGATAAAGGTAAAgtgtatttttcttctttgcttggcttttttttacaaaaataactCAATTGAGATAATAGTGATCAAAAAAAGGGACAGCGGTACCACATCCGGTTGATATGATTTGGGTTGTGAACACCGCACATAACGCGCAATGACCAAGTTTAGTTGGACTTGGATTGGATTTGAATGCTGATGTGAGACTATATTTTTATTTTCCAATCTATTTAACAAGTTGACCTtaaataacatttgacctcagtgtgttgacattgaactccaccattgcatgtaatttcacatggtgcagctatgacccaagttggcaggttgcaattggatttgaactgttcTTGTGAGAATaaatctttatttattttattattatcttaTAAGTAGACATGGAGGGTCCCATGGTGCAGCTATGACCCTAGTTTGGTTGCAATAAATTTTGAGCTGTTCATGAGACCAGTTTAACCAGAATTCTTACATAGTGGTTGACGGACCCACACACCGTACCCCCCACTccccccaaaaaacaaacaaaaaaaaaaaaaaaacaaacaaactagctGAAACCGGGACTGAGACACAACTCATGCTTCCGGAAGCTCAAATCTTCGGACGACCTAAACAGCATTCACTGGGATTTTGTTTATCATCTAAGGTTTGTGCTATCATGTTGTTTGtctaaaatatttacatattgtAATGTGTATGGGTTAACTGATTTGatagtaactttatttttttccaacttAACTTTTGTGTCTAGGGTTTAGCGTTTGAGCACCCCAAGGAGATTGATGGGCAGATGGTTTACTTCCAGACGCTAGATCATGTGATAGACACCATCACAAGTACCATCTACACGTGCAGCGCTGCACATGCTGCTGTTAACTTCCTTCAGTATGATAATTATGGGTTCCCACTCAACTACCCAGCTCTGCTCCTTGGAGATCCGCCACGAAGCAAGGCTGGATTCGGTCCAGATAACCAGAAGGTATGGAAATGAATCATGGGGGAACGTGAGGGTGGCCGGTTTAGCAGACTGGCCTCGCTTTTTTGTTTaaagattttctccaaaatttagcattttagcCAAATTTTGACCTCATTGATGAATtcgtcaagtctttgccattctaaaaatatatacttctatattctttagaccaacaatttagcagttatgaggcccaaaagtttccatcaTTCTAGTGTTAAGACCATCCTTAAAAGGTTATATTTATTGACAAATAATAAAAAGGTCCTAATAGTGGGCCTAAATGGAGTCCTGCATTGATACATGCTAAATGGGGTCCTGTTGTGACATTTCGTGATAAAAGATGGGGTTTTTCAGTCAACATAGTTACAAGGATAGCCGAAATTAACAAAAACGAGGTCTTAAATGAACTTTGTTGTCAAAAtatggcatttaaaaaaaaatgttttgctgcaGATTGTTTAAAAACATCTTTGGTAATTTCTGGTATAATTCCCTATCACAAATCACACAAATTCGCCAGATTGATTTTACATGACGTTTTTGGGAGTTATTGAGTAAAATACGTTAAAGCAAGGTGATGGCAAGACAACCCAATCTCTCTACTAAAGTGATAATATGAAGCACTTTACAAAAGTCTTAGAGTGGTAATATTCAGCACATTAGTGCAGTGATAGTTAAGTTTACGCATTcaccttgctttcttgccctgcggggccattttACATAACGTTTTGTGGgttattattaaataaaatacgttttAATCAAGGTCATGGTAAGAAGATGAAAAATAACTGTAAGTACAATGTTATTCGACATTTCGGTGTTTATAACCAATAATATCTTCCAAATTAGTTAATCTCGTGGGCCTTTAACACTATGTCAGAAGAAACATACTCCATATTCCACACTATCAATTTACCTCTCAGACAACTTCTacgtcatacatgtatatatatatttttaggtTCAAAGGACAGCAGATGACATTCTCCAGGCCTTACCTACTAAACAGCAGACCCTTGATACTATGAATATGACCAAGATATTGAGCAACAAGGCTACCGTGGACAAAGATGACAAAAACAACCTGGGAAATTTTCCTATCCAGTATCAATTCATTCCTGACGGAGGAGTACCAGACAATGTCAAAACGTATGTACTATGTATGGCTATGGTAGCACGCAACCGGGGGTGTTTTTCACTAAACATTTAACCATGCGTAACTCAAGAAACCATTCATAAGTTACGAATGTATACCCTTTTACTATACGCAACTTTACGAATGTAGTAAATCCTTATTCCTTACGAAGGGTACCGATCGTAATTAAGTCATGTTAGTGGCATGGAACTAACTATACGTCGTAAATTACGACGTCACAGATTTTGaaacttacgaagcttcgtaaaattgagtgaaatggaccccaggttgttgttgttttttttgggggggtcgcGGGTACAGACCATTTTCCAGAAAAGTAGTAGCACCCCTGGGTGTTGAATTTTCCATCTTGGACAGAATAAACC belongs to Amphiura filiformis chromosome 18, Afil_fr2py, whole genome shotgun sequence and includes:
- the LOC140138810 gene encoding polyunsaturated fatty acid lipoxygenase ALOX15B-like, translated to MGNRISRLRQWATLSDGDHQFQIEIVTGEYGGQNIVGKGNVCIRLWNVDGSTNHVSNIFTYSGRYFFKGSKNILYVSAPFERIDQIEIWIYRAGNNPNLNWFVDTITCTEAQSKKKTLFPMGRWVTMRHQLITAVDSTLPLDDRNAERRHEEIFMNRAFFHFSQPFAGGIPTMTNVLQTSETFSKSYFFNVFLMQGFVNKIKQYLLPLFTRKWRHLTDIDNIYDRCCLSFEKPPSVDTYMKVLKTENNEGQFDQTELDKIFATQRLTGTNPTVITRVESAKDIEDAMRRPDGVEGSLDDLLKPHMEENTLEEAVEKELLYKVDYTNTLADVPCKTGFIAAPIALFYVNKDKDLMPVAIQLFKKDHPHSAGRDNPIFTPDDDSYTWLLAKMWFNNADASFHESASHLGFTHLIMETIYIALQQTVSISHPLYRLMAPHFRYLMNVNSIAWDLLLNKGGWVDTEMNIGVEGMLEIIRRKFEGFQGSVEPWRLHVEGNIENDIKNRKVENLPKYTFRDDAVRVHKIIKAYVAEKVEESYNRDPANVRDDYEIQAWGKMLYDPTNPADPAHSGCGIKGLAFEHPKEIDGQMVYFQTLDHVIDTITSTIYTCSAAHAAVNFLQYDNYGFPLNYPALLLGDPPRSKAGFGPDNQKVQRTADDILQALPTKQQTLDTMNMTKILSNKATVDKDDKNNLGNFPIQYQFIPDGGVPDNVKTFKESLYELSLEIDKRNKELEHDKKHDEVYDVLDPAHIPNSISI